The Lycium barbarum isolate Lr01 chromosome 12, ASM1917538v2, whole genome shotgun sequence genome includes a region encoding these proteins:
- the LOC132622896 gene encoding nuclear transport factor 2B, whose product MEEQTEMVGRAFVDHYYNLFDNDRSSIGTLYQPSSMLTFESQKLQGSENISAKLNALPFGQCRHAISTIDSQPSSFAGGIIVFVSGSIQLLGEDHPLRFSQMFHLIPTVEGSFFVQNDIFRLNYG is encoded by the exons ATGGAAGAACAAACAGAAATGGTAGGAAGAGCATTTGTGGATCACTACTACAATCTTTTCGACAATGATCGATCATCGATTGGTACTCTGTATCAACCAAGCTCAATGCTCACATTTGAGAGCCAGAAGTTGCAGGGAAGTGAAAATATCTCGGCTAAGCTTAATGCACTGCCTTTTGGACAATGCCGCCATGCGATTAGCACCATTGATTCTCAACCTTCGTCCTTTGCCGGAGGGATCATTGTCTTTGTCAGTGGTAGCATTCAACTTCTTGGAGAGGACCATCCCCTGAGGTTTAGCCAg ATGTTTCACTTGATCCCAACTGTGGAAGGAAGCTTCTTTGTGCAGAATGACATATTTCGCCTCAACTATGGGTAG